Proteins encoded in a region of the Streptomyces sp. NBC_00258 genome:
- a CDS encoding AAA family ATPase: MAARTDTELVFGGTAARFHTPGEDLLGRTAESDETDRGLRDPAGPRLVLVRGERGIGRSVFAHAAAERLRAEGIAVLTIACVPGDDEHPQLLALRLVMALEEHRSAATKRRPAHKPAAEALSATKRGDRTAMAEALAAALARPTPAVVLVDDAHHADAESLALLDEADFERTPPGTRLILTAVRHTAPDSTPPPPGSAHTVDRLTHNRAAHTIALPRLSLEDATAMVAQRLRSAPDADLMRRVHELSRGIPGALDALLVEWTAQDAIRTADGHAFLGTGAPVPLLPDHDRYVATLRTLEEPCGTVATALSILWPLGRLAETLIASSTGLPADAVTTSIRTLVDEGILDELPGRNAPSTTRGWTFRVPLLAHTVRERLGPVKRSHLSATAVEALWAGRGPGGTENRAGAASPTGTPADTGATPQDPPPPALLEEADAQTYLPDRIADAGFLIDSDRAVTELTAAARSLYPDLERRGMLRWHMGAVRLIEEQYARDLAILRSGQAAFGCGDYRTAAEWLVCGPAEGLDPQAVHEAATLMVASAAAEQDWPALSRMGTALWWEGLPLSAMATVSGRVQALWQLEKWQEALALMSRTERVWQATPGSRALLDLFSRVAEYVLGSPDRFTRALALPEEPGLPPNKAFAQNIAQFDVLLGIGDLRGAANLLSTRGMSLELLPQPSRFLWHHLNGRWDEALSLARRLLVNGGVLNVVPGHHLLPARTAAVLLAQGRTTSADRLISSVRGQVDGPLEHILDHAEADVLRTLGDLSRAEELLRRGLRAADERGSFYGTDELLASLAEVHAEAGHPDRATACLERLDRTAEQMNSGRTRLLHLLTSGKILGPDSPEARKHLHEAVDLARSRTQPFETAVTLLAAARANAAPAALLHEAYERFGDLDATLWRFHTRAAMRETGLPVPGRKQATAENQHLLATLLAEGLTNRQIAGVLRLSEDAVANRLSRLFARTGMRSRTAVVTAVLTGSPMTADHH, from the coding sequence GTGGCTGCTCGGACAGACACCGAGTTGGTCTTCGGCGGCACGGCCGCACGGTTCCACACTCCGGGCGAGGACCTGCTCGGCCGAACAGCCGAGTCGGACGAGACCGACCGCGGCCTCCGCGATCCGGCCGGGCCACGCCTGGTGCTCGTCCGCGGCGAACGGGGCATCGGACGCAGCGTGTTCGCGCACGCCGCCGCCGAGCGACTGCGCGCGGAAGGGATCGCGGTCCTGACGATCGCATGCGTCCCCGGTGACGACGAACATCCCCAACTGCTGGCACTGCGACTGGTCATGGCCCTGGAGGAACACCGGTCCGCCGCGACGAAACGCAGGCCCGCGCACAAGCCGGCCGCGGAAGCGCTGTCCGCCACGAAGCGCGGCGACCGGACAGCGATGGCCGAAGCACTCGCCGCCGCTCTGGCTCGACCGACCCCCGCGGTCGTACTCGTCGACGACGCCCACCACGCCGACGCCGAGTCCCTCGCCCTGCTCGACGAGGCCGACTTCGAACGGACTCCGCCCGGCACCAGGCTGATCCTCACGGCTGTCCGCCACACCGCACCGGACAGCACACCCCCGCCCCCCGGCTCCGCCCACACCGTGGACCGGCTCACCCACAACCGGGCGGCACACACGATCGCCCTGCCACGCCTCAGCCTGGAGGACGCCACCGCCATGGTGGCGCAGCGCTTGCGGTCCGCACCCGACGCCGACCTGATGCGCCGGGTCCACGAGTTGAGCCGCGGCATCCCCGGGGCACTGGACGCCCTCCTCGTCGAATGGACGGCACAGGACGCGATCCGCACGGCCGACGGCCACGCCTTCCTCGGCACCGGTGCGCCCGTGCCACTGCTGCCGGACCACGACCGGTACGTCGCGACGCTGCGGACCCTGGAAGAGCCCTGCGGAACGGTGGCCACGGCGCTGAGCATCCTGTGGCCGCTCGGCCGACTCGCCGAGACCCTGATCGCGTCGTCGACCGGACTGCCCGCCGATGCCGTCACCACCAGCATCCGCACCCTCGTCGACGAGGGCATCCTCGACGAACTGCCCGGCCGGAACGCCCCCTCCACGACACGCGGCTGGACATTCCGCGTACCCCTCCTGGCACACACCGTCCGCGAACGGCTGGGCCCCGTGAAGCGCAGCCACCTGTCCGCGACCGCGGTGGAAGCACTGTGGGCGGGCCGAGGGCCGGGAGGCACGGAGAACCGGGCGGGCGCCGCGAGCCCGACCGGGACCCCGGCCGACACCGGAGCCACCCCACAGGACCCACCCCCGCCCGCGCTCCTCGAAGAGGCGGACGCGCAGACCTACCTCCCCGACCGGATCGCCGACGCCGGCTTCCTGATCGACAGCGACCGCGCCGTGACGGAACTGACGGCCGCCGCACGATCGCTGTACCCCGACCTCGAACGCCGCGGAATGCTGCGGTGGCACATGGGAGCCGTCCGCCTCATCGAGGAGCAGTACGCCCGCGACCTCGCCATACTCCGGTCCGGCCAGGCCGCCTTCGGCTGCGGCGACTACCGGACGGCGGCCGAATGGCTCGTGTGCGGCCCCGCCGAGGGCCTCGACCCACAGGCGGTCCACGAGGCCGCCACCCTGATGGTGGCGTCGGCGGCCGCCGAGCAGGACTGGCCGGCCCTGTCCCGCATGGGCACCGCACTCTGGTGGGAGGGACTGCCGCTGTCCGCCATGGCCACCGTGTCCGGCCGCGTCCAGGCACTGTGGCAACTGGAGAAGTGGCAGGAGGCACTGGCCCTCATGTCTCGGACCGAGCGCGTATGGCAGGCCACCCCGGGCAGCCGAGCACTGCTGGACCTGTTCAGCAGGGTCGCGGAGTACGTACTGGGCAGCCCCGACCGGTTCACCCGCGCACTGGCCCTGCCGGAGGAACCGGGCCTGCCTCCCAACAAGGCGTTCGCGCAGAACATCGCCCAGTTCGACGTACTGCTCGGCATCGGCGACCTGCGAGGGGCAGCGAACCTGCTGTCCACCCGGGGCATGTCCCTCGAACTGCTCCCCCAGCCAAGCCGGTTCCTGTGGCACCACCTCAACGGACGGTGGGACGAGGCGCTCTCGCTGGCACGCCGGCTCCTGGTCAACGGCGGGGTCCTCAACGTGGTCCCGGGACACCATCTGCTCCCCGCCCGCACGGCGGCCGTCCTCCTCGCCCAGGGACGCACCACCAGCGCCGACCGCCTGATCAGCAGCGTGCGCGGGCAGGTCGACGGGCCGCTGGAACACATCCTGGACCACGCCGAGGCCGACGTACTGCGGACCCTCGGCGATCTCTCCCGGGCCGAGGAACTGCTGCGGCGCGGCCTTCGCGCGGCGGACGAACGCGGATCCTTCTACGGCACCGACGAACTGCTGGCCTCGCTCGCAGAGGTACACGCGGAAGCGGGACACCCGGACCGGGCGACGGCCTGCCTGGAACGCCTCGACCGGACGGCCGAGCAGATGAACAGCGGCCGAACGCGACTCCTGCACCTGCTGACATCGGGAAAGATCCTGGGCCCGGACTCCCCGGAAGCCCGCAAGCACCTGCACGAGGCGGTCGACCTGGCCCGCTCCCGCACCCAGCCGTTCGAAACGGCGGTCACACTCCTGGCCGCCGCACGCGCGAACGCGGCCCCGGCGGCCCTCCTGCACGAGGCGTACGAACGGTTCGGCGACCTGGACGCCACGCTGTGGCGCTTCCACACCAGGGCCGCGATGCGAGAGACCGGGCTGCCCGTACCCGGCCGCAAACAGGCCACGGCGGAGAACCAGCACCTGCTGGCCACCCTGCTCGCCGAGGGACTCACCAACCGCCAGATCGCGGGCGTACTGCGGCTCAGCGAGGACGCGGTCGCGAACCGACTGTCCCGGCTGTTCGCACGCACCGGAATGCGATCCCGCACAGCGGTCGTGACAGCCGTGCTCACGGGCAGCCCGATGACCGCGGACCACCACTGA
- a CDS encoding response regulator transcription factor, protein MPQQVLTDTVRVAIHAPDAIVRAGLLSYLHNDRRIREVPPDRLREADIIVVTVDVADSSTLDLLRSLCDKPDARFALVVGKDWHADVSAAVDRGVRAVLWRDSFSQAAFIRTLHTIADGGGSLPPTLQGTLMEQVRWAQRELLAPRGLTASGISPREVDVLRLVAEGTELAEIATKLSYSERTVKYILYGVMKRLHLKNRAHAVSYAIRAGII, encoded by the coding sequence ATGCCTCAGCAGGTACTCACGGACACCGTGCGCGTGGCGATCCACGCACCCGACGCCATCGTCCGCGCCGGACTGCTCAGCTATCTCCACAACGACCGCCGCATCCGCGAGGTCCCACCGGACAGGCTCCGCGAAGCGGACATCATCGTGGTCACCGTGGACGTCGCCGACTCCTCCACCCTGGACCTGCTCCGCAGCCTGTGCGACAAGCCGGACGCACGGTTCGCCCTGGTGGTGGGCAAGGACTGGCACGCCGACGTCTCGGCCGCGGTCGACCGCGGGGTCCGCGCCGTCCTCTGGCGCGACTCCTTCAGCCAGGCAGCCTTCATCCGAACCCTGCACACCATCGCGGACGGCGGCGGAAGCCTCCCGCCCACCCTCCAGGGCACCCTGATGGAACAGGTCCGCTGGGCCCAACGCGAACTCCTCGCCCCCCGAGGCCTCACCGCATCCGGCATCAGCCCCCGCGAGGTGGACGTCCTCCGCCTGGTCGCCGAAGGCACGGAACTCGCCGAAATAGCGACGAAGCTCTCCTACTCGGAACGCACCGTCAAATACATCCTCTACGGCGTGATGAAGCGCCTACACCTGAAAAACCGCGCCCACGCCGTCTCGTACGCAATACGAGCGGGCATCATCTGA